A DNA window from Arachis duranensis cultivar V14167 chromosome 3, aradu.V14167.gnm2.J7QH, whole genome shotgun sequence contains the following coding sequences:
- the LOC107480577 gene encoding uncharacterized protein At4g04980 produces the protein MANVSFCGLKPMLFRRKTNIFEGIKAFGSPKKSSRVREKEKEKKRSKPNTNNNNDNKCYSKCIPKSAIKISHKYNGNSTELSFIGADQLILMVEIHKKIMSFRDIMDLSLCNSSASLREIVLKTLEDLQKVYPAIIPRKEVAKIKDKSTDQAMAYLCSALKCLGESWMENNDLKEKLKIVLPTCKDEGNMSKIGESMLVTLESLMKLASERFDDVEEEEEEEEHERSNKSLNSFSDTTSSIHSFSLSSSPMTPTSVLPNNPCTSPLLYSLRVQAVGKLNPIDIKRLSFHMSPTRIKLQEKQHINNQPMEEQTTSHQLEFDFDTRIHQPPTLTSNPNPPPIPSLLPPPPPPPPPPPPPPPPVLNGGSVVALPPPRPPSSPPAPQLPGIADAILPPPPVPPRGGGGSPPPPPPGGVGSRSLRAKATTKLKRSAQLGTLYRTLKGKLEGSSVTNKSSGGRRVAAAATGAGKQGMADALAEMTKRSTYFQQIEEDVEKYTKQIVELKTVLTNMKINEMAELKKSHREVESVLEKLTDESQVLARFEGFPTKKLEALRMAAAMYDKLDSILSELRNWNLVSPLAHQLDKVERYFNKIKTDLDALERTKDEEAKKLKSHNIEFDFHILVKIKEAMVDVSSNCMELALKEKRDNDGSKNEAAKQECCKLLWKAFQFAFRVYTFAGGHDDRADRLTRELAQEIEKNPISIMNKEKKIA, from the exons ATGGCTAATGTGAGTTTTTGCGGTTTGAAGCCAATGCTCTTTCGCCGCAAGACGAATATTTTTGAG GGAATAAAAGCGTTTGGGTCGCCCAAGAAGTCTTCAAGGGTaagggaaaaggaaaaagaaaagaaaaggagcaAACCGaacactaataataataatgataataaatgtTATAGTAAGTGTATACCAAAATCAGCTATTAAAATTAGCCACAAGTATAATGGAAATTCAACGGAGTTGTCATTTATAGGAGCAGACCAATTGATTTTAATGGTAGAGATCCATAAGAAGATAATGTCATTCAGGGACATCATGGATCTTTCTCTATGTAACAGTTCTGCTTCCTTACGTGAG ATTGTATTGAAAACCTTGGAGGATCTCCAGAAGGTTTATCCAGCAATCATACCGAGAAAGGAAGTGGCAAAGATTAAAGACAAGTCTACAGATCAG GCTATGGCGTATTTATGCTCGGCGTTGAAGTGTCTCGGAGAGTCGTGGATGGAGAACAATGATTTGAAGGAAAAGCTGAAAATCGTGCTACCAACATGCAAGGATGAAGGCAACATGAGCAAAATTGGTGAAAGCATGTTGGTGACACTAGAGAGCTTGATGAAGTTGGCAAGTGAGAGGTTCGATGacgtggaagaagaagaagaggaggaggagcatGAAAGGAGCAATAAATCGTTGAATTCGTTCTCAGATACAACAAGCAGCATTCACAGCTTCTCTCTTTCGTCTTCTCCGATGACACCAACATCAGTTCTTCCGAATAATCCATGCACCTCTCCCCTTCTTTATTCCCTCAGGGTTCAAGCCGTCGGCAAACTCAACCCTATCGATATCAAGCGCTTGTCTTTCCACATGTCACCAACGCGCATCAAGCTTCAAGAGAAACAACACATTAACAATCAACCAATGGAGGAACAAACTACTTCTCACCAACTAGAGTTTGATTTCGACACTAGAATTCACCAACCTCCAACTTTAACATCAAATCCCAATCCACCACCAATACCTTCACttctaccaccaccaccaccacctcctcctcctcctcctcctcctccccctCCAGTACTCAATGGAGGATCAGTTGTAGCACTACCACCTCCGCGGCCGCCTTCTTCTCCACCAGCACCACAACTACCTGGAATAGCAGATGCAATCTTGCCACCTCCACCAGTGCCGCCGCGTGGAGGTGGAGGATCgccaccacctcctcctcccGGTGGAGTAGGGAGTAGGTCCTTGCGCGCCAAGGCAACTACTAAGTTGAAAAGGTCAGCCCAATTAGGCACCCTTTACCGAACTCTTAAGGGAAAATTGGAAGGTTCTAGCGTCACCAACAAATCCTCCGGCGGGAGGAGGGTTGCAGCTGCCGCCACCGGAGCTGGAAAACAAGGAATGGCCGATGCTTTAGCTGAGATGACAAAGAG ATCCACTTACTTCcaacaaatagaagaagatgttGAGAAGTACACAAAACAAATCGTAGAGCTGAAGACTGTTCTTACCAACATGAAGATAAACGAAATGGCCGAATTGAAGAAGTCTCACAGGGAAGTTGAATCCGTTCTTGAGAAACTCACTGATGAATCACAG GTGCTAGCGCGGTTTGAAGGTTTCCCCACAAAGAAGTTGGAAGCTCTAAGAATGGCAGCAGCAATGTACGATAAGTTGGATTCAATACTCTCTGAACTTCGAAATTGGAATCTTGTGTCTCCATTGGCTCACCAACTTGACAAGGTTGAACGTTACTTCAACAAG ATCAAAACCGATTTAGATGCCTTGGAACGAACCAAAGATGAAGAAGCAAAGAAACTTAAAAGCCATAACATCGAATTCGACTTCCATATTCTAGTAAAAATCAAGGAAGCAATGGTGGACGTTTCCTCAAATTGCATGGAGTTAGCACTAAAG